In Acidobacteriota bacterium, the genomic stretch GCGCACACAGCTTCATACCTTAATCACTCAGAGCCTCGTCCAGAATCTCCAAGGCGGCGGGCCAGTTGTCCTCGTGGCCCTTACACGCATCCTCGGTGCTGAAGCCCGAGTGGGTCAATCGAAGCAGGGTGCCGCCACCCTCTCGTGGGCTCAGCTGGATCTCCAGGACCGTCTCATCACCGTAGGTACCCGGCGCACCGGTCACCCAGGTCATTCTCACTCGCTCATTCGGAACGAACTCCAGGAACCGACCGTAGTGCGCGTGTCGGCCCCAGTCGTGCCGGTTGTAGAAGAAGAAGAGACTCCCTTCCTCCGGCGTCATGATGAGCTCGCCGGGCTGGGCAAACCAT encodes the following:
- a CDS encoding SRPBCC domain-containing protein: MTASAERIYDAWTRSFDKWFAQPGELIMTPEEGSLFFFYNRHDWGRHAHYGRFLEFVPNERVRMTWVTGAPGTYGDETVLEIQLSPREGGGTLLRLTHSGFSTEDACKGHEDNWPAALEILDEALSD